A stretch of the Coprobacillus cateniformis genome encodes the following:
- a CDS encoding MBL fold metallo-hydrolase — protein MKYFKSEILSERVIRIIELGGVCCYLVIGDKKACLLDTGSGYGNIKEYVDTLTDKPVFVILSHAHYDHMGGAALFEDVYINLEDLPVFRKHGDMTTRYEEAQRIPETKTIPYSDMIPTRMKPMKGIKNGDIFDLGNVHIQMISVSGHTPGMMCPLIQEERTIIFGDACGVSVLLFDEYSSCVSEYLKSLEVLKTYENDYDTIYRNHGTFFSEKSLLDNVIECCHLILTNQDDHIPVEFHHYHLYAAKETNEFHRIDGKEGNILYSLDKAK, from the coding sequence ATGAAATATTTTAAATCAGAAATTTTAAGTGAAAGAGTGATTAGAATAATTGAGCTTGGTGGTGTATGCTGCTACTTAGTTATAGGAGATAAAAAAGCCTGTCTACTAGATACAGGTTCAGGATACGGGAATATTAAGGAATACGTAGACACATTAACTGACAAGCCCGTCTTTGTTATTTTATCACATGCTCATTATGATCATATGGGTGGAGCTGCACTTTTTGAAGATGTCTACATCAATTTAGAGGATCTTCCCGTTTTTCGTAAACATGGGGATATGACAACACGCTATGAGGAAGCGCAAAGAATTCCAGAAACCAAAACAATTCCCTACTCAGATATGATTCCTACACGAATGAAACCAATGAAAGGCATTAAGAATGGCGATATCTTTGATTTAGGAAATGTTCATATACAAATGATATCTGTATCAGGACATACTCCAGGTATGATGTGTCCTTTGATTCAAGAAGAAAGAACAATTATTTTTGGTGATGCCTGTGGGGTTTCTGTATTGTTATTTGATGAATATTCATCTTGTGTTTCTGAATACTTGAAAAGTCTTGAAGTTTTAAAAACATATGAGAATGATTATGATACTATCTATCGTAACCATGGTACCTTTTTTTCAGAAAAATCATTATTGGATAATGTTATTGAATGTTGTCACCTGATTCTTACAAACCAAGATGATCATATTCCTGTTGAGTTCCATCATTATCATCTCTATGCTGCAAAAGAAACCAACGAGTTTCATCGTATAGATGGCAAAGAAGGTAATATTCTTTATTCACTTGATAAAGCAAAATAA
- a CDS encoding PTS sugar transporter subunit IIC, whose amino-acid sequence MQTNGFIGKFQEKLEKILLPISEKLGEQRHLAAVRDAMGILIPLTIIGGFAILLAQPPVDPTTMTGSNFFYQFLLTWYDWASANSNILFIPYNLTLGAISLYVVGAVAYRLAERYGIPKLESCFTALLTFLCIAAAPQTLETGSFMPTANIGAGGMFTAILVAIIVVEITNFCVKHNVTIKMPASVPPNVASPFKVLIPMAMNVIGFILLNVVCTQMTGGGLCDLLSHVLQPLLSASESLPSILLLLLLSQMFWFFGIHGDNMVGAVVTPIITMNIALNLEAYQAHQEMTHIFAGQFNGVWGGWCTYIALLIAMILVTKSKQMRALCKLAPLSTAFNINEPLVFGVPTVLNVFTLIPTLLCTILNICIAYACTYFDIIGKTYLVLPWTTPAPLAAFLSTMDWKAPVLWILLCALDVLIIMPFIKNYDKTLLAEEAKNEA is encoded by the coding sequence ATGCAAACAAATGGGTTTATTGGAAAATTTCAAGAAAAACTTGAAAAGATATTATTACCTATTTCTGAAAAATTAGGTGAACAAAGGCATCTGGCTGCAGTTCGAGATGCTATGGGAATTTTGATTCCACTAACAATTATTGGAGGGTTTGCGATATTATTAGCACAACCACCAGTTGATCCAACAACTATGACTGGATCAAACTTTTTCTATCAATTTCTATTAACTTGGTATGATTGGGCGAGTGCAAACTCAAATATATTATTTATACCTTATAACTTAACATTAGGAGCTATCTCTTTATATGTTGTTGGTGCCGTTGCTTATCGTTTAGCAGAACGATATGGCATTCCAAAACTAGAAAGCTGCTTTACTGCTCTTTTAACTTTCTTGTGTATTGCGGCTGCGCCACAAACATTGGAGACTGGCTCATTTATGCCAACTGCGAACATTGGGGCAGGAGGAATGTTTACTGCTATTTTGGTTGCAATTATTGTAGTAGAAATTACAAATTTCTGTGTTAAACACAATGTGACAATTAAAATGCCTGCCTCAGTTCCTCCCAATGTAGCCTCACCATTTAAAGTTTTAATACCAATGGCTATGAATGTTATTGGATTTATCTTGTTAAATGTTGTATGTACGCAAATGACAGGAGGAGGATTATGTGATTTACTTTCTCATGTATTACAGCCGTTATTAAGTGCTAGTGAATCTTTACCTTCTATCTTATTATTGCTATTGTTATCACAGATGTTCTGGTTCTTTGGAATTCATGGAGATAATATGGTAGGAGCAGTTGTAACACCTATCATTACTATGAATATTGCACTTAATCTTGAAGCATATCAAGCACATCAAGAAATGACACATATTTTTGCTGGTCAATTTAATGGTGTCTGGGGTGGATGGTGTACATATATAGCACTTTTGATTGCTATGATTTTAGTCACAAAATCTAAACAAATGAGAGCTCTTTGTAAACTTGCACCATTATCTACAGCCTTTAATATTAATGAACCCCTTGTATTTGGAGTGCCTACAGTCTTGAATGTCTTCACACTTATTCCAACTTTACTTTGTACTATTTTAAATATTTGTATTGCTTATGCCTGTACATATTTTGATATTATTGGAAAAACATATCTGGTATTACCTTGGACAACACCTGCACCATTAGCCGCTTTCTTATCGACAATGGATTGGAAAGCACCTGTTTTATGGATACTATTGTGTGCCTTAGATGTTCTCATCATTATGCCGTTTATTAAAAACTATGATAAAACTTTGCTTGCTGAAGAAGCCAAGAATGAAGCATAG
- a CDS encoding MurR/RpiR family transcriptional regulator, with the protein MDPMQKVSIHYCNLTKKERATCDLIMENPEVVIHNPIAEAAEIYQVSPSSILRLSKKIGYKGYSEFRYALEGYYNHRSRNQKQTILSDEIIDIYQSSFNELRNSIDESKIIELVHILQTKNFKTVGIGNSSLAAKQLIYSLYVEDYWGECVNDSVKVSFLDKTLTPNDAIIVFSVSGNHDLYYKEMKKWKESGATIVLVTTNPESQLCKLCQLSITLPSLPLTLFQSPKQVHYLENRTIFYVFIDILLAYFVTTKTTNQTD; encoded by the coding sequence ATGGATCCAATGCAAAAAGTATCTATTCATTATTGTAACTTAACAAAAAAAGAAAGAGCAACTTGTGATTTAATTATGGAAAACCCTGAGGTGGTCATTCATAATCCCATTGCGGAAGCGGCTGAAATTTATCAAGTTTCACCATCTTCTATCTTACGTTTATCTAAGAAAATTGGTTATAAAGGTTATAGTGAATTTCGTTATGCTTTAGAAGGTTATTATAATCATCGTTCAAGAAATCAAAAGCAAACAATTCTTTCTGATGAAATTATTGATATTTATCAAAGTTCCTTTAATGAGTTGAGAAACAGTATAGATGAAAGTAAGATTATTGAACTTGTTCATATTCTACAAACAAAAAATTTTAAAACTGTTGGGATTGGTAATTCTTCTCTAGCAGCGAAACAGTTAATATATTCTTTATATGTAGAAGACTACTGGGGAGAATGTGTTAATGATAGTGTTAAAGTGAGTTTTCTTGACAAGACACTGACACCAAATGATGCGATTATTGTGTTCTCTGTCTCTGGTAATCATGATCTTTACTATAAAGAGATGAAAAAATGGAAAGAATCAGGTGCAACAATTGTCTTAGTCACAACCAATCCTGAATCTCAATTATGTAAACTATGTCAACTCTCAATTACTCTTCCTTCCTTACCGCTCACACTTTTCCAATCTCCTAAACAAGTTCACTATCTTGAAAATCGTACTATTTTTTATGTCTTCATAGATATTCTGCTGGCTTACTTTGTTACAACAAAGACCACTAATCAAACTGACTAG